The Dioscorea cayenensis subsp. rotundata cultivar TDr96_F1 chromosome 18, TDr96_F1_v2_PseudoChromosome.rev07_lg8_w22 25.fasta, whole genome shotgun sequence genome includes the window GAGATTTCTATACATTTGTAGTTAGATATATAACAATGTTGCATTCTTCATTAGATCTTGTGATTGATGTATGGCAACAAGTTAAGGCTCCAGTGATCGTCCCATTGCTCCGGGCCGTGGTGGCAGTTGGCTTGACGATGTCGGTGATGTTGGTCATTGACAGGGTGTACAtgtctattttcattttcatagtCAAGTTATTCGGAAGAACGCCGGAAAAATGTTACAAATGGGAACCTATGCCGGAGGAAGATATAGAGCTTGGCAGCTCGGAGTTCCCTGCAGTTTTGATCCAAATACCAATGTATAATGAGAAAGAGgttagctattttttttttatctggtTAAATTATTAGACTGGATCaaattcatttatatatgtattagattaattataatatatataattaataatgtatcatttttaactttatgttgattttattaatgttgTATCATGATTCATGAGACAGGTCTATAAGCTTTCCATTGGCGCTGCTTGTGGGCTCTCATGGCCATCAGACCGAATTATAATCCAGGTTCTTGATGATTCAACTGATCCAACCATCAAGGTAGGTAGTCTTTTAAATGTTCctctttgtaaatatatatatatatatatatatataataagcacCTTTTCCTCAcattaaatacttttttttgataaaagtggattaactacattcatgaaaaacacattaaatacttaatttgtaaatatatatagagaccaaaataaaaaaaaatgataaaaatataaaaacgaATGAGCGAAGAAAATGAACAAACAATGCCAATATTTTAGAAACTGTATCACTAAATAATATGTATCTAATAACAAACTGTACTGCAAATAAACAGGAGATGGTTGAGAAGGAGTGCAAGAGATGGGAGAACAAAGGGTTGAACATAAGATATGAGACAAGAATAGACAGAAAGGGATACAAGGCTGGTGCATTGAAAGAAGGCATGCAACGTAGTTATGTCAAACACTCTGAGTTTGTGGCCATCTTTGATGCTGATTTCCAGCCTCAACCTGACTTTCTCCTGCGAGCCATTCCCTTTCTTCTCCACAACCCTCAAATTGCTCTTGTTCAAGCTCGTTGGacttttggttatttatttatttatttattcccaCACCTTTTTCTTAATGTATTCTTCAAATATTAGTTGATTCATTGATGAGATATAATatggtttaattatatatgttttcacATGATGCAGTGAATTCAGATGAATGTTTGTTGACTAGAATGCAAGAGATGTCTCTTAATTACCACTTTGATTTTGAGCAGGAAGGTGGCTCTGCATGTTCTGCCTTTTTTGGCTTTAAtggtgattaattaatttatttattaattatgttttgattaccatattttaaaatttgttttattaataatttaggGACTGCTGGGGTGTGGAGAATTAGTGCCATTGATGATGCAGGAGGTTGGAAGGATAGAACAACAGTGGAGGACATGGATTTAGCTGTTAGAGCCACCCTTAGGGGTTGGAAATTTGTTTTTCTCCCTGAACTTAAGGTA containing:
- the LOC120282374 gene encoding glucomannan 4-beta-mannosyltransferase 9-like, whose translation is MSVMLVIDRVYMSIFIFIVKLFGRTPEKCYKWEPMPEEDIELGSSEFPAVLIQIPMYNEKEVYKLSIGAACGLSWPSDRIIIQVLDDSTDPTIKEMVEKECKRWENKGLNIRYETRIDRKGYKAGALKEGMQRSYVKHSEFVAIFDADFQPQPDFLLRAIPFLLHNPQIALVQARWTFVNSDECLLTRMQEMSLNYHFDFEQEGGSACSAFFGFNGTAGVWRISAIDDAGGWKDRTTVEDMDLAVRATLRGWKFVFLPELKVKSELPSTLKAFRYQQHRWSCGPTNLFRKMVMDIIRNKNVSPMKKFYVIYNFFLVRKIVCHAINFMVYCMILPATSLVPQVQMPKWATVYIPLTVTFLNAIATPRSFYLVIFWVLFENVMSLHRTKACFIGLWEAKRANEWVVTEKLGQMLKNANGIRATKKPSISISERLHLHDIWVGAYLLFCGGINVAYGNDHQYIFLFTQAMAFFTVGFGFVGTNVPNS